Proteins from a genomic interval of Vanacampus margaritifer isolate UIUO_Vmar chromosome 4, RoL_Vmar_1.0, whole genome shotgun sequence:
- the LOC144050196 gene encoding uncharacterized protein LOC144050196 isoform X3, with the protein MWRTKKQGGLMDLRPDEPPTSLNAFYWSADVSEKHLCLEHHENADVKEEEEGSPYTHIKEEEQEADITQLPLTSVPIKSENDEDKGQRVANAGAESPNGSASQHMTFESDGDHCGGSQADSLLAPLSDSDGITSHSSDTDDDDDEHTKGERTCRKKNKYWKCSQCDRTFVFKSVLKIHMMIHTGEKPFVCSVCGKRFSRRQNMTTHTRIHTGEKPFVCSVCGKKFSRRQAMTTHTRIHTGEKPFSCLICGKGFTEKRHLKTHTRTHTGEKPFECTVCGKSFFIKKSLTNHILTHNGEKPFECPVCSKRFTQKGYLMLHIRAHSGEKPFACSDCGKRFSLRGDLRKHTRTHTGEKPFDCSFCGKRFSERGNLMLHTRTHTGEKPFDCSVCGKKFSERGNLILHIRTHTGEKPIACTVCGKRFSHKGHLRRHTRTHTGEKPFECSVCRKKFSDQGNLKRHKRTHTGDKAFA; encoded by the exons ATGTGGCGAACTAAGAAGCAAGGAGGACTAATGGACCTGCGACCTGACGAACCACCAACGTCACTCAACGCGTTCTACTGGTCGG CAGACGTCAGTGAAAAACATCTTTGTCTTGAGCATCACGAGAATGCTGACgtcaaagaggaagaggaggggtcTCCGTACACCCACATCAAAGAGGAAGAGCAGGAGGCTGATATCACCCAGTTGCCATTGACCTCTGTCCCTATCAAGAGTGAAAATGACGAAGACAAAGGTCAACGTGTGGCGAACGCAGGGGCGGAGTCTCCAAACGGCAGCGCAAGTCAACACATGACATTCGAAAGTGATGGAGACCACTGTGGAGGATCACAAGCTGACAGTCTCTTAGCTCCACTATCAGATAGTGACGGCATAACGTCGCACTCCTCTgacactgatgatgatgatgatgaacacACTAAAGGTGAAAGGACATGTCGCAAGAAGAACAAATACTGGAAATGTTCTCAATGTGACAGAACGTTTGTTTTCAAGTCCGTTTTAAAGATTCATATGAtgatccacactggagagaaaccattTGTCTGCTCAGTTTGCGGCAAAAGATTCTCTCGTAGACAAAATAtgacaacacacacaagaatccataccggtgagaaaccttttgtctgctcagtttgtggtaaaaagttCTCTCGTAGACAAGCTAtgacaacacacacaagaatacatactggagaaaaacctttttcatGCTTAATTTGTGGGAAAGGATTCACTGAAAAGCGTcatttgaaaacacacacaagaacacacactggagaaaaaccttttgaaTGCACAGTTTGCGGTAAAAgcttttttataaagaaaagtCTAACAAACCACATACTAACACACaatggagagaaaccttttgaaTGTCCAGTATGCAGTAAAAGATTCACCCAGAAGGGATATTTAATGTTACACATAAGAGCACACagtggagaaaaaccttttgcctgctcagattgtggtaaaagattctctCTCAGGGGAGATTTAAGAAAACACAccagaacccacactggagaaaagccttttgACTGCTCTTTTTGTGGAAAAAGATTCTCTGAAAGGGGAAATTTAATgttacacacaagaacacacactggcgaAAAACCTTTTGACTGCTCGGTTTGCGGTAAAAAATTCTCTGAAAGGGGAAATTTGATTTTACACATAAGAACTCATACTGGAGAAAAACCTATTGCCTGcacagtttgtggtaaaagattctctCACAAGGGACATTTaagaagacacacaagaacccacactggagagaaaccttttgaaTGCTCAGTTTGCAGGAAGAAATTTTCTGATCAGGGAAatttaaaaagacacaaaagaacCCATACTGGAGACAAAGCTTTTGCCTGA
- the LOC144050196 gene encoding uncharacterized protein LOC144050196 isoform X1 codes for MCASRVKEEDCEAELHGTKENERQQPPDVVFMRSQNAHRTDVSEKHLCLEHHENADVKEEEEGSPYTHIKEEEQEADITQLPLTSVPIKSENDEDKGQRVANAGAESPNGSASQHMTFESDGDHCGGSQADSLLAPLSDSDGITSHSSDTDDDDDEHTKGERTCRKKNKYWKCSQCDRTFVFKSVLKIHMMIHTGEKPFVCSVCGKRFSRRQNMTTHTRIHTGEKPFVCSVCGKKFSRRQAMTTHTRIHTGEKPFSCLICGKGFTEKRHLKTHTRTHTGEKPFECTVCGKSFFIKKSLTNHILTHNGEKPFECPVCSKRFTQKGYLMLHIRAHSGEKPFACSDCGKRFSLRGDLRKHTRTHTGEKPFDCSFCGKRFSERGNLMLHTRTHTGEKPFDCSVCGKKFSERGNLILHIRTHTGEKPIACTVCGKRFSHKGHLRRHTRTHTGEKPFECSVCRKKFSDQGNLKRHKRTHTGDKAFA; via the exons ATGTGTGCAAGTCGTGTAAAAGAAGAAGATTGCGAGGCGGAACTTCATGGAACAAAAGAGAACGAGCGACAACAACCACCGGACGTTGTTTTCATGAGGTCTCAAAATGCACACAGAACAG ACGTCAGTGAAAAACATCTTTGTCTTGAGCATCACGAGAATGCTGACgtcaaagaggaagaggaggggtcTCCGTACACCCACATCAAAGAGGAAGAGCAGGAGGCTGATATCACCCAGTTGCCATTGACCTCTGTCCCTATCAAGAGTGAAAATGACGAAGACAAAGGTCAACGTGTGGCGAACGCAGGGGCGGAGTCTCCAAACGGCAGCGCAAGTCAACACATGACATTCGAAAGTGATGGAGACCACTGTGGAGGATCACAAGCTGACAGTCTCTTAGCTCCACTATCAGATAGTGACGGCATAACGTCGCACTCCTCTgacactgatgatgatgatgatgaacacACTAAAGGTGAAAGGACATGTCGCAAGAAGAACAAATACTGGAAATGTTCTCAATGTGACAGAACGTTTGTTTTCAAGTCCGTTTTAAAGATTCATATGAtgatccacactggagagaaaccattTGTCTGCTCAGTTTGCGGCAAAAGATTCTCTCGTAGACAAAATAtgacaacacacacaagaatccataccggtgagaaaccttttgtctgctcagtttgtggtaaaaagttCTCTCGTAGACAAGCTAtgacaacacacacaagaatacatactggagaaaaacctttttcatGCTTAATTTGTGGGAAAGGATTCACTGAAAAGCGTcatttgaaaacacacacaagaacacacactggagaaaaaccttttgaaTGCACAGTTTGCGGTAAAAgcttttttataaagaaaagtCTAACAAACCACATACTAACACACaatggagagaaaccttttgaaTGTCCAGTATGCAGTAAAAGATTCACCCAGAAGGGATATTTAATGTTACACATAAGAGCACACagtggagaaaaaccttttgcctgctcagattgtggtaaaagattctctCTCAGGGGAGATTTAAGAAAACACAccagaacccacactggagaaaagccttttgACTGCTCTTTTTGTGGAAAAAGATTCTCTGAAAGGGGAAATTTAATgttacacacaagaacacacactggcgaAAAACCTTTTGACTGCTCGGTTTGCGGTAAAAAATTCTCTGAAAGGGGAAATTTGATTTTACACATAAGAACTCATACTGGAGAAAAACCTATTGCCTGcacagtttgtggtaaaagattctctCACAAGGGACATTTaagaagacacacaagaacccacactggagagaaaccttttgaaTGCTCAGTTTGCAGGAAGAAATTTTCTGATCAGGGAAatttaaaaagacacaaaagaacCCATACTGGAGACAAAGCTTTTGCCTGA
- the LOC144050195 gene encoding uncharacterized protein LOC144050195 isoform X1 produces MCTRKTAEYKEELSGAEEVNELQRLQVHSFCQQPRDESPRADVIEDVRPEYFHIKEEEEEEPLFVKEEEEPNYSKDEEEPESPHIKEEEDLPLTVVYLESHDEDDEGQSEQNRGAELRNSSSRQHMTAEGDRNRRRGSQADSLFAPLSDSDDIPSHSSDNDDDDDDDDDDDDDDYENEDDDNDDEEDDDYIKDDMICHTDKKHWKCSECGKALSSKRVLKEHMRIHTGEKPFACSVCAQRFSFRENLKIHTRTHTDEKPFECSVCGKRFSQKTNLKKHTRTHTEEKPFACSVCGKRFTQKTNLTTHTRTHTGEKPFACLLCGLRFSVRGNLRRHTRTHTGEKPFVCSVCDLSFSTKPNLTRHTRTHTEEKPFACSFCDERFNLQTSLITHTKMHTGQKTFACLVCDKRFSVRGNLTRHARTHTGEKPFACSVCGKRMSTKANLTTHMRKHTGEKPFSCRVCAKSFFSKAYVTRHKCTGENSSEK; encoded by the exons ATGTGTACAAGAAAGACAGCTGAGTACAAAGAAGAACTTTCTGGAGCAGAAGAGGTAAACGAGCTGCAACGTCTACAAGTGCACTCTTTTTGCCAGCAGCCCCGAGACGAGTCTCCCAGAGCAG ACGTGATTGAAGATGTTCGTCCAGAGTACTTccacattaaagaggaagaagaagaagagcccCTCTTTgttaaagaggaagaagaaccCAACTACAGTAAAGACGAAGAGGAGCCAGAGAGCCCCCACATCAAGGAAGAAGAGGATTTGCCATTGACTGTTGTCTATTTGGAGAGtcatgatgaggatgatgaaggcCAAAGTGAGCAGAACAGAGGGGCGGAGCTTCGAAACAGCAGCTCAAGGCAACACATGACAGCCGAAGGTGACAGAAACCGCCGTAGAGGATCACAAGCTGACAGCCTCTTTGCTCCACTATCAGATAGTGACGACATACCGTCACACTCCTCTGAtaatgacgacgacgacgacgatgatgatgacgatgatgatgatgactatgAAAATGAGGATGATGACAATGACgatgaggaggatgatgatTACATAAAAGATGATATGATATGCCACACTGACAAAAAACACTGGAAATGTTCGGAGTGCGGGAAAGCATTAAGTTCCAAGCGGGTTTTGAAAGAACACATGAGaatacacactggagagaaaccttttgcatgCTCAGTTTGCGCTCAACGGTTCTCTTTTAgggaaaatttaaaaatacacacacgcacacacaccgatGAGAAACCTTTTGAGTGTTCCGTTTGTGGTAAACGATTTTCACAaaagacaaatttaaaaaaacacacaagaacccataCAGAGGAGAAACCCTTTgcctgctcggtttgtggtaaaagatttaCTCAGAAGACAAAtttaacaacacacacaagaacgcacaccggagaaaaaccttttgcctgcttgCTTTGTGGTCTAAGATTCTCTGTAAGGGGAAACTTaagaagacacacaagaacacacaccggagagaaaccttttgtctGCTCGGTTTGTGATCTAAGTTTCTCGACAAAACCAAATTTAACCagacacacacgaacacacacggaagaaaaaccttttgcctgctcatttTGTGACGAGAGATTCAATTTACAGACCAGTTTAATTACACACACTAAAATGCACACTggacaaaaaacatttgcttgttTAGTTTGCGATAAAAGATTTTCTGTAAGAGGAAACTTAACAAGACATGCAAGAACACATACTGGTGAGAAACcgtttgcctgctcagtttgtggtaaaagaatGTCTACAAAGGCAAATTTAACAACGCACATGAGAAAACACACGGGGGAGAAACCATTCAGTTGTAGGGTATGTGCTAAAAGTTTCTTTAGTAAGGCTTATGTTACGAGACACAAGTGTACTGGTGAGAACAGCAGTGAGAAGTGA
- the LOC144050196 gene encoding uncharacterized protein LOC144050196 isoform X2: protein MSTKFVKEEFEVELGGTKEENARQRLDADFKKPHDGTDEEAFHSEQQEPELICIKEEAAEGPAHIKEEEELGTPHSKEEAEPESSHIKEEELELDIAEFPLTVIVKCEDDDDEDGKGDIDDYGESQEDSLLAPLSDHDETSHSPDTDDDDDDGDVACHTDNKQLKCSQCDKTFFNKSALKRHLRTHNQEKLFGCSVCGKTFAHKGHLNRHMRMHTKEKPFSCSLCGLNVTHKSSLTNHMRIHTGEKPFVCSVCNLSFGRRSYLIKHTRIHTGEKPFSCSVCDKRFCLKADLKTHTRTHTGEKPFACSVCGKSFSLKGSLRIHTRTHTGEKPFVCSVCGKSFTVKTCLIRHTRTHVGEKPFACSDCGKRFHVKTCLIRHTRTHTGEKPFACTVCSLAFIDRTALVRHTRTHTGEKLFSCSVCGKSFTQRCILDKHVRIHTGEKPFSCNLCDKKFSRKDRIKRHKCAGEKNSGK, encoded by the exons ATGTCTACAAAATTTGTGAAAGAGGAATTCGAGGTGGAACTTGGTGGAACAAAAGAGGAGAATGCGCGTCAACGATTGGACGCCGATTTCAAGAAGCCTCACGATGGAACAG ATGAAGAAGCTTTTCATTCAGAGCAGCAGGAGCCAGAGCTCATTTGCATTAAAGAGGAGGCGGCGGAAGGGCCCGCccacattaaagaggaagaggagctgGGGACCCCCCATTCAAAAGAGGAAGCTGAGCCAGAGTCCTCCCATATTAAAGAGGAGGAGCTGGAGTTAGATATCGCAGAGTTTCCCTTGACGGTCATTGTGAAGTGTgaagatgatgacgatgaagatggaaaaggtGATATTGATGACTATGGAGAATCCCAAGAAGACAGCCTCTTGGCTCCGCTATCAGATCATGACGAGACGTCGCACTCTCCTgacactgatgatgatgatgatgatggtgacgtgGCATGTCACACTGATAACAAACAATTGAAATGTTCTCAATGTGACAAAACTTTTTTCAACAAGTCAGCGTTGAAAAGACATTTGAGAACGCACAATCAAGAGAAGCTGTTTggctgctcagtttgtggtaaaacatttgctCATAAGGGACATTTGAACAGACACATGCGGATGCACACTAaagagaaacctttttcctgctcactTTGTGGCCTTAATGTCACTCATAAGAGTAGCTTAACAAATCACATGAGAAttcacactggagagaaacccttTGTCTGCTCAGTCTGCAACTTAAGTTTTGGGAGACGTTCCTATTTGATAAAACACACACGAatacacactggtgagaaacccttttcctgttcagtttgtgatAAAAGATTCTGTCTAAAGGcagatttaaaaacacacacaagaacacatactggtgaaaaaccttttgcttgttcagtttgtggtaaaagtttCTCTTTGAAGGGAAGTTTaagaatacacacaagaacgcacactggggagaaaccttttgtctgctcagtttgtggtaaaagtttCACTGTGAAAACATGTTTAATaaggcacacaagaacacacgttggggagaaaccttttgcctgttcagatTGTGGTAAAAGATTCCATGTGAAAACGTGTTTGATAAGGCACActagaacacacactggagagaaaccttttgcttgCACTGTCTGCAGCTTAGCTTTCATTGATCGGACCGCATTGGTtcgacacacaagaacacacactggggagaaactGTTTtcatgctcagtttgtggtaaaagtttCACGCAGAGATGCATATTGGACAAACACGTGAGAATACACACGGGTGAAAAACCATTCAGTTGCAATTTGTGCGATAAAAAATTCTCTCGAAAGGATCGGATTAAGAGACACAAGTGTGCTGGCGAGAAAAACAGTGGCAAATGa
- the LOC144050225 gene encoding uncharacterized protein LOC144050225: MCAKSVNKEYEEELSRTKEEDERQCNLLDTQDMLHRADVSEEYLRPEQQGPEPTPINEEVKPHPHYVKEEEEETDITNFALTVIVKSEEDDDDDDDDDDEEKGDPCGGSKSGSVLAPKSDCDNLMSHFIDTDNVEHSQGDMTSQVATKRWECSQCDKSFVFESLLKKHMISHTRKKTFSCSDCGKRFTRQGHLNTHIRTHTGEKPFCCSVCGLRLTQKSSLTNHVRTHTEDKPFACSLCGKAFSVKRYLIAHASTHNGEKPFACTVCSKRFSVKRHLIEHTKTHTGEKPFACMLCGKRFTQKGHIRKHSRIHNG; this comes from the exons ATGTGTGCAAAAAGTGTGAACAAAGAGTACGAGGAGGAACTTTCTCGCACAAAAGAGGAGGACGAGCGACAATGTAATCTACTGGACACTCAAGATATGTTGCACAGAGCAG ACGTCAGTGAAGAATATCTTCGTCCTGAACAGCAGGGGCCCGAACCCACTCCAATTAATGAGGAAGTTAAGCCACATCCCCACTATgtgaaagaggaagaggaggagacggATATTACCAACTTTGCTCTGACTGTCATTGTGAAGAgtgaagaagatgatgatgatgatgacgatgacgatgatgaagaaAAAGGTGACCCATGTGGAGGATCCAAATCTGGCAGCGTTTTAGCTCCAAAATCAGATTGTGACAACTTAATGTCACACTTTATTGACACTGACAATGTTGAACATTCACAAGGGGACATGACAAGTCAGGTGGCCACCAAACGCTGGGAATGTTCTCAATGTGACAAATCTTTTGTCTTTGAGTCTCTCCTGAAAAAGCACATGATTagccacacaagaaaaaaaactttcagtTGCTCAGATTGTGGCAAAAGATTCACTCGTCAGGGGCATTTGAACACTCACATTAGAACACACACGGGGGAAAAACCTTTTTGTTGCTCAGTGTGTGGTCTTAGATTAACTCAAAAGAGTAGTTTAACAAATCACGTGAGAACACACACGGAAGataaaccttttgcctgctcactTTGTGGTAAAGCATTCTCTGTAAAGAGGTATTTAATAGCACATGCAAGTACACACaatggagagaaaccttttgcttgCACAGTGTGCAGCAAAAGATTCTCTGTAAAGAGACATTTAAtagaacacacaaaaacacacaccggagagaaaccttttgcctgcatGCTTTGTGGGAAAAGATTCACTCAGAAGGGACATATAAGGAAACACTCAAGAATtcacaatggctga
- the LOC144050195 gene encoding uncharacterized protein LOC144050195 isoform X2, whose translation MCTRKTAEYKEELSGAEEVNELQRLQVHSFCQQPRDESPRADVIEDVRPEYFHIKEEEEEEPLFVKEEEEPNYSKDEEEPESPHIKEEEDLPLTVVYLESHDEDDEGQSEQNRGAELRNSSSRQHMTAEGDRNRRRGSQADSLFAPLSDSDDIPSHSSDNDDDDDDDDDDDDDDYENEDDDNDDEEDDDYIKDDMICHTDKKHWKCSECGKALSSKRVLKEHMRIHTGEKPFACSVCAQRFSFRENLKIHTRTHTDEKPFECSVCGKRFSQKTNLKKHTRTHTEEKPFACSVCGKRFTQKTNLTTHTRTHTGEKPFACLLCGLRFSVRGNLRRHTRTHTGEKPFVCSVCDLSFSTKPNLTRHTRTHTEEKPFACSFFCDKRFSVRGNLTRHARTHTGEKPFACSVCGKRMSTKANLTTHMRKHTGEKPFSCRVCAKSFFSKAYVTRHKCTGENSSEK comes from the exons ATGTGTACAAGAAAGACAGCTGAGTACAAAGAAGAACTTTCTGGAGCAGAAGAGGTAAACGAGCTGCAACGTCTACAAGTGCACTCTTTTTGCCAGCAGCCCCGAGACGAGTCTCCCAGAGCAG ACGTGATTGAAGATGTTCGTCCAGAGTACTTccacattaaagaggaagaagaagaagagcccCTCTTTgttaaagaggaagaagaaccCAACTACAGTAAAGACGAAGAGGAGCCAGAGAGCCCCCACATCAAGGAAGAAGAGGATTTGCCATTGACTGTTGTCTATTTGGAGAGtcatgatgaggatgatgaaggcCAAAGTGAGCAGAACAGAGGGGCGGAGCTTCGAAACAGCAGCTCAAGGCAACACATGACAGCCGAAGGTGACAGAAACCGCCGTAGAGGATCACAAGCTGACAGCCTCTTTGCTCCACTATCAGATAGTGACGACATACCGTCACACTCCTCTGAtaatgacgacgacgacgacgatgatgatgacgatgatgatgatgactatgAAAATGAGGATGATGACAATGACgatgaggaggatgatgatTACATAAAAGATGATATGATATGCCACACTGACAAAAAACACTGGAAATGTTCGGAGTGCGGGAAAGCATTAAGTTCCAAGCGGGTTTTGAAAGAACACATGAGaatacacactggagagaaaccttttgcatgCTCAGTTTGCGCTCAACGGTTCTCTTTTAgggaaaatttaaaaatacacacacgcacacacaccgatGAGAAACCTTTTGAGTGTTCCGTTTGTGGTAAACGATTTTCACAaaagacaaatttaaaaaaacacacaagaacccataCAGAGGAGAAACCCTTTgcctgctcggtttgtggtaaaagatttaCTCAGAAGACAAAtttaacaacacacacaagaacgcacaccggagaaaaaccttttgcctgcttgCTTTGTGGTCTAAGATTCTCTGTAAGGGGAAACTTaagaagacacacaagaacacacaccggagagaaaccttttgtctGCTCGGTTTGTGATCTAAGTTTCTCGACAAAACCAAATTTAACCagacacacacgaacacacacggaagaaaaaccttttgcctgctcatttT TTTGCGATAAAAGATTTTCTGTAAGAGGAAACTTAACAAGACATGCAAGAACACATACTGGTGAGAAACcgtttgcctgctcagtttgtggtaaaagaatGTCTACAAAGGCAAATTTAACAACGCACATGAGAAAACACACGGGGGAGAAACCATTCAGTTGTAGGGTATGTGCTAAAAGTTTCTTTAGTAAGGCTTATGTTACGAGACACAAGTGTACTGGTGAGAACAGCAGTGAGAAGTGA